The following proteins are encoded in a genomic region of Corylus avellana chromosome ca4, CavTom2PMs-1.0:
- the LOC132178575 gene encoding uncharacterized protein LOC132178575: MGDERVKTEALQIIGAFQVLPRLVVFDLDYTLWPFYCECRSKREMPSLYPHAKGILYALKDKGIDLAIASRSPTADIAKTFLDKLSIKSMFVAQEIFSSWTHKTDHIQRIHSRTGVPINSMLFFDDENRNIQAVSKMGATSILVDKGINLTALQEGLTRFSENWKTVEKNKQKWLKKFSQNPNSSDQNE, translated from the exons ATGGGAGACGAGAGGGTAAAGACTGAGGCTTTGCAGATTATTGGAGCCTTCCAAGTGCTTCCCAGACTCGTTGTCTTCGATCTCGACTACACTCTCTGGCCTTTCTACTG TGAATGTCGGTCCAAACGTGAAATGCCATCTTTGTATCCCCATGCTAAAGGCATACTATATGCGCTCAAGGACAAAGGGATTGATCTTGCTATTGCTTCTAGATCACCAACTGCAGATATAGCAAAGACATTTCTTGACAAATTAAGCATCAAGTCAATGTTTGTAGCCCAG GAGATCTTTTCTAGTTGGACACACAAGACAGACCACATCCAGAGAATTCATTCAAGGACTGGGGTTCCCATTAACTCAATGCTGTTTTTTGATGATGAGAATAGGAACATTCAAGCG GTCTCAAAAATGGGTGCAACAAGCATTTTGGTTGATAAGGGGATAAATCTCACAGCGTTACAAGAAGGGCTCACAAGATTCTCCGAAAATTGGAAAACAGTTGAGAAGAACAAGCAGAAATGGctcaaaaaattttctcaaaatccaAATTCATCTGATCAAAATGAATAG
- the LOC132179314 gene encoding uncharacterized protein At4g38062-like, translating to MECIYKELNEVKAEMVKLKAECQIKTELSESLKRAHNEQLLKYQEAKQHIEKQAQELNSKSEEISEARQIHEDIKSSLHEKEISLRHFSSVNEKLRADCGQKLQKLEGENRELVLALNEVTARSKELGQNVCASHKEIEGLKSLLMVAERKCFEVEQRAQKAKELRQRDDVILKLEEENRDVQDQLKWKNEQFKHLEEAHKRLQDLFHLSKEEWERGKSALLEEISSLQTSLDSQTRILEGLQTRLEMCNQALALEESRRKFLEVQVSELNSRFNNVFSQCDEENSKIQNLIVPRDEEIGRLRNSLGRKETLVKEMEFRIVHLEQENQELEESLKEFREAQIRNAGATSSLTKLRNKLRGLEQVHSNCSTNLKAKESKLCFQIEKMSKEIDSYKFELEGKEKQIEELQMELESCHSAIEALNEEIPIVCMVLKSEFSEAYSEIFNAKAEMKLRNKGKEDINSPKSYSDLQKENEELTSLRKRAKSLECMLAAKEDELQQHKKLLKESSECQLSLKEQVLQMESALQNEKRDVFEALEKANLELAEKSCEVSRVEYELQKWKSNAESLKACFDENQETCKQMETSLIELAKLSQTVKNEKESLLCIVKEQENIIEGLQQEIVSLAAMKEAFEQEKDSILLIAEEKDSFIESFQKDITFLKQESMRREAESAVLARQAAEKAFEQEKGRLLQIMNEKDQRIKDLRVLAISLEQDMKSTVISCFQEATEKQVEIYVLGEAIKNAEYLINVEIEEKNKVIANLETEACNLRQKLAFEEESLIHSKRQAAQLEELLEANKFETEKFMDEQRKMEGLVKELDCEKGILLQDSKKLLTEGQDLLVHIQEICDEIGEFSSEDVKLMKILGRISQNSEEETGGAMSLVMHSELYDSTRENAESCISGTTKKPELEVGGDERSPLKEVNHWQL from the coding sequence ATGGAATGCATTTATAAGGAGTTAAATGAAGTCAAGGCAGAGATGGTGAAACTAAAGGCAGAGTGCCAGATCAAAACAGAACTTTCTGAGAGCTTAAAAAGAGCCCACAATGAGCAATTACTCAAATATCAAGAAGCTAAGCAGCATATTGAGAAACAAGCCCAAGAACTAAATTCTAAGTCTGAGGAGATATCAGAAGCAAGGCAGATTCATGAAGACATCAAATCCAGTTTGCATGAAAAAGAAATTTCTCTTAGGCATTTTAGTTCTGTGAATGAAAAACTCCGAGCAGATTGTGGCCAGAAATTGCAAAAGTTGGAAGGAGAGAATAGAGAGTTGGTGTTGGCTTTGAATGAAGTGACGGCTAGAAGTAAAGAATTGGGGCAGAATGTTTGTGCAAGTCATAAGGAGATCGAGGGCCTTAAAAGTCTATTAATGGTTGCAGAGAGGAAATGTTTTGAAGTAGAACAAAGGGCTCAAAAAGCCAAAGAACTGAGGCAGAGAGATGATGTGATACTGAAATTGGAGGAGGAAAATAGAGATGTTCAGGATCAGTTGAAATGGAAGAACGAGCAGTTTAAACATCTTGAAGAAGCTCATAAAAGGCTCCAAGACCTGTTCCATTTGAGTAAGGAGGAGTGGGAAAGGGGGAAATCGGCATTGCTTGAAGAGATCTCATCCTTACAGACAAGCTTAGATTCTCAAACTAGAATCTTAGAAGGTCTTCAAACGCGTTTAGAGATGTGCAACCAAGCTTTAGCTCTTGAAGAAAGCAGGAGGAAGTTTCTGGAGGTTCAAGTATCTGAACTCAATTCAcgttttaataatgttttttccCAATGTGATGAAGAAAATTCAAAGATCCAGAACTTGATTGTTCCGAGAGATGAAGAGATTGGAAGGCTAAGAAACTCACtgggaagaaaagaaacactTGTAAAAGAAATGGAATTTAGAATTGTTCACCTCGAGCAGGAGAATCAAGAACTTGAGGAATCTCTCAAAGAATTTCGGGAAGCTCAAATTAGAAATGCTGGAGCTACTTCTTCACTAACAAAGCTGCGCAACAAGCTCAGGGGCTTGGAGCAGGTACATAGCAATTGTTCCACAAATCTGAAAGCAAAAGAAtcaaaattgtgttttcaaatagAAAAGATGAGCAAAGAAATAGATAGTTATAAATTTGAACTGGAGggtaaagaaaaacaaatagaggAGCTCCAGATGGAGCTTGAAAGTTGTCATTCTGCAATTGAGGCTTTAAATGAAGAAATTCCTATAGTATGCATGGTCTTAAAATCAGAATTTTCAGAGGCTTACTCCGAAATATTTAATGCAAAAGCAGAAATGAAGCTGCGCAACAAAGGGAAGGAAGATATAAATTCCCCTAAATCTTATTCTGATCTTCAGAAAGAAAATGAGGAATTGACGTCCTTAAGGAAGAGGGCCAAGTCCTTGGAATGCATGCTGGCAGCCAAGGAGGATGAGCTTCAACAACATAAGAAATTGCTAAAGGAATCGTCTGAATGTCAACTTAGCTTAAAAGAGCAAGTTCTGCAGATGGAAAGTGCGCTgcaaaatgagaaaagagatGTTTTTGAGGCTTTAGAAAAGGCGAATCTTGAGTTGGCTGAAAAAAGTTGTGAAGTCAGTCGAGTAGAATATGAATTACAGAAGTGGAAGTCTAATGCTGAGAGCCTGAAAGCCTGCTTTGACGAAAATCAGGAAACCTGTAAACAAATGGAGACTTCCCTTATCGAACTAGCCAAGCTTTCTCAAACAGTTAAGAATGAGAAAGAAAGCCTTCTCTGCATTGTCAAAGAGCAGGAGAATATAATTGAAGGTCTGCAGCAAGAGATTGTTTCTCTAGCAGCCATGAAGGAAGCTTTCGAACAAGAGAAAGACAGCATTCTCCTAATTGCTGAAGAGAAGGATAGTTTCATAGAAAGTTTTCAGAAAGATATTACTTTCCTGAAGCAAGAGTCCatgagaagagaagcagaatcTGCAGTTCTTGCAAGGCAGGCTGCAGAGAAAGCCTTTGAGCAAGAGAAAGGCAGGCTGTTGCAGATTATGAATGAGAAAGACCAGAGAATAAAAGATCTCCGAGTACTGGCTATTTCATTGGAGCAAGATATGAAGAGTACAGTGATCTCCTGTTTTCAAGAGGCCACAGAAAAGCAGGTCGAGATTTATGTTCTTGGTGAAGCTATAAAGAATGCTGAGTATCTGATAAATGTAGagattgaagagaaaaataaggtAATTGCCAATTTAGAAACAGAAGCCTGTAATTTACGGCAGAAACTTGCATTTGAGGAGGAATCCTTGATTCATTCAAAACGACAGGCAGCACAGCTTGAAGAATTACTGGAAGCCAACAAGTTTGAAACAGAAAAGTTTATGGATGAGCAGAGGAAGATGGAGGGCTTAGTTAAAGAGCTTGATTGTGAAAAAGGAATTCTGCTTCAAGACTCCAAGAAGTTATTGACGGAAGGGCAGGATCTTTTGGTTCATATTCAGGAAATTTGTGATGAGATTGGTGAATTTTCTTCTGAGGATGtgaaattgatgaaaattttgggaagaaTATCACAGAATTCTGAGGAAGAGACTGGAGGAGCAATGAGTTTGGTGATGCATAGTGAGCTCTATGATTCTACCAGAGAGAATGCAGAATCTTGTATTTCTGGCACAACAAAGAAACCAGAACTAGAAGTAGGCGGTGATGAAAGATCACCACTGAAAGAGGTCAACCACTGGCAGCTATAA